The following proteins come from a genomic window of Spea bombifrons isolate aSpeBom1 chromosome 10, aSpeBom1.2.pri, whole genome shotgun sequence:
- the RASSF10 gene encoding ras association domain-containing protein 10, giving the protein MEGDEEWKISVWLCQEEKLVSGLTRSTTCAEVVRVLLDDHNQGQHPGGSMLLGPPHSYCIVEKWRGFERILPNKTKILRLWTAWGEEQDNVRFVLVRNEASLPNTGPRSAEAKVVLSKESLLRGSTRATTGLTQDKQRRVVRKAFRKLAKMNKKRHETLPSDPNSGQKMETLVHLVLSQDHTIRQQVQRIQDLDRDIERFEAKMHFDRMRRHGVNYVQDTYLVGTVSDIRQGSQEDLLVDFEDYAQKCEQVLLLQDQITQQEAMIEQITAQIQEELNKRWMDRRQEESLHPGDSSGGQGQSDSEVLLEQERVKTELSASLYIGLRLNTDLETTRADLEYARQVCQDKENEIESLLQSIGALELSTGGHMPEENEQGSPGDDAGLWLEKDTPGFTNCEPNDEDSDTGLSSMHSQDSDSTPVCESLV; this is encoded by the coding sequence ATGGAGGGCGATGAGGAATGGAAGATCTCCGTGTGGCTCTGCCAGGAGGAGAAGCTGGTGTCTGGACTGACCAGGAGCACCACCTGTGCAGAGGTGGTCAGGGTCTTGCTGGATGACCACAACCAAGGGCAGCACCCAGGGGGCTCCATGCTGCTGGGACCCCCACACTCCTACTGCATAGTTGAGAAATGGAGGGGCTTTGAGAGAATCCTGCCCAACAAAACCAAGATCCTCAGGCTGTGGACAGCATGGGGCGAGGAACAGGATAATGTGAGGTTTGTGCTGGTCAGGAATGAGGCTTCCTTGCCCAACACTGGCCCCCGGAGCGCCGAGGCCAAGGTGGTCCTTAGCAAGGAGAGCCTACTGAGAGGGTCCACCAGGGCCACCACTGGACTGACCCAGGACAAGCAGCGCAGGGTGGTCCGGAAAGCCTTCCGCAAGCTGGCCAAGATGAACAAGAAGAGACATGAGACCCTGCCCTCAGACCCCAACTCTGGGCAGAAGATGGAGACCTTGGTCCACCTGGTCCTGTCGCAGGACCACACCATCCGGCAGCAGGTACAGAGGATCCAGGACCTGGACAGAGACATTGAGAGGTTTGAGGCCAAAATGCACTTTGACAGGATGAGGAGGCATGGAGTGAACTATGTCCAGGACACCTACCTGGTGGGGACAGTGTCTGACATCCGACAGGGGTCCCAGGAGGACCTGCTTGTGGACTTTGAGGACTATGCTCAGAAATGCGAGCAGGTTCTGCTACTGCAGGATCAGATCACCCAGCAGGAGGCCATGATCGAGCAGATCACAGCCCAGATCCAGGAGGAACTCAACAAAAGGTGGATGGACAGGAGGCAGGAGGAGAGCCTTCATCCAGGGGACTCCAGTGGAGGCCAAGGGCAGAGTGACAGCGAAGTGCttctggaacaggaaagggttaaaacagagCTGAGCGCCAGCCTCTACATAGGGCTGAGGCTGAACACAGACTTGGAGACCACCAGGGCAGATCTGGAATATGCCAGGCAAGTTTGCCAAGATAAAGAGAATGAGATCGAGAGCCTTTTACAGAGCATAGGGGCACTGGAGCTGTCCACTGGGGGCCACATGCCTGAAGAGAATGAGCAGGGGAGCCCTGGGGACGATGCTGGGCTCTGGCTCGAGAAAGACACCCCGGGATTTACTAACTGCGAGCCCAACGACGAGGACTCAGACACAGGACTGAGCTCCATGCACAGCCAGGACTCAGACTCCACTCCGGTCTGCGAGTCCCTGGTATAG